One genomic segment of Hemiscyllium ocellatum isolate sHemOce1 chromosome 49, sHemOce1.pat.X.cur, whole genome shotgun sequence includes these proteins:
- the LOC132837189 gene encoding histone H2B type 1-O-like, translated as MADEKKAQQASKKGAKKIIKKAPAKGGRKRKRTRKESYSIYIYKVMKQVHPDTGISSKAMSIMNSFVNDIFERIAGEASRLAHYNKRSTISSREIQTAVRLLLPGELAKHAVSEGTKAVTKYTSSK; from the coding sequence ATGGCTGATGAGAAGAAAGCACAGCAAGCATCCAAGAAGGGCGCGAAGAAAATCATCAAGAAGGCGCCAGCGAAGGGCGGCAGAAAGAGGAAGCGGACCAGGAAAGAAAGTTACTCCATCTACATCTACAAAGTGATGAAGCAGGTTCACCCCGACACCGGCATCTCATCGAAGGCCATGAGCATCATGAACTCGTTCGTCAACGATATTTTCGAGCGTATCGCGGGGGAGGCTTCCCGCCTGGCCCATTACAACAAGCGCAGCACCATCAGCTCCCGGGAGATCCAGACCGCCGTGcggctgctgctgcctggggagCTGGCCAAGCACGCCGTGTCGGAGGGCACAAAGGCGGTGACCAAGTACACCAGCTCCAAGTGA
- the LOC132837148 gene encoding histone H2A-like, with protein MSGRGKGGGKGRAKAKSRSSRAGLQFPVGRVHRLLRKGNYAERVGAGAPVYLAAVLEYLTAEILELAGNAARDNKKTRIIPRHLQLAVRNDEELNKLLGGVTIAQGGVLPNIQAVLLPKKTSAAGSAKK; from the coding sequence ATGTCTGGAAGAGGAAAGGGCGGTGGGAAAGGTCGCGCCAAGGCGAAGTCTCGGTCGTCCCGGGCTGGCCTGCAGTTCCCGGTGGGCCGTGTTCACAGGCTCCTGAGAAAGGGTAACTATGCTGAGCGTGTGGGTGCCGGAGCGCCGGTCTATCTGGCTGCGGTGCTGGAGTATCTGACGGCTGAAATCCTGGAGCTGGCCGGCAACGCGGCCCGGGACAACAAGAAGACCCGCATCATCCCCAGGCACCTGCAGCTGGCCGTGCGCAACGACGAGGAGCTCAACAAGCTGCTGGGAGGGGTGACCATCGCTCAGGGCGGGGTGCTGCCTAATATCCAGGCTGTGCTGCTGCCCAAGAAAACTTCCGCTGCTGGATCTGCTAAAAAGTGA